The DNA segment TGCCCGATCGGCGTCCATCTGCCCCGATGACGATGTCCGCTTCGACGCGATAGTGGGCGCCTCGCGTATCGCGCAGGATAACCCCGTTCACCGGCCCTTGTGTCTGCTTTCGGATCACGCCCATGCATTCGAGGCCATAGCGGCGTTCCACTCCGGAAACTTCGGCGGCATCGGCAATTACGCGGTCCAGCACTGTGCGACGCGGCGCATAGAGGCGATTGGTTCCGAAGGCGGGTCGGATATCAATGTCGAATCGCTCTTGGCCATAATGAAAGCTGGTCCGCTCGATCCCGGGAGTGCCGCAGGCGAGCAGATCACCTTCCAGGCCCCAACTGGCCAGTTGCATCACCGCACCGCGCATCAGGGCATGGGTCGATAGTGTGTCGCTGCCCAGGGGGCTGCGGTCGACCAACAGGACCCGCGCACCGCCGCGTGCTAGCAGCATGGCGGTTGCAGCGCCTGCAGGGCGGGCTCCGACAACGACGGCGTCATAGCGTTCGTGGTTCCAGATGGGCGTGCTCATGGTGGTTCTCCTCATCAGACGGCTATCGGACGTGCAGCGCCAAGCTGTGCAGCGATCATCGGGGCGAGCGCCTCGGCATCGCGGCCCACGCCGTCGATGAAAGCGGAGGCGCGGTGGCGCATGAAGGGCAGGCCGAGGGCATAGAGACCGGGTATCGCCGTGATGCCGCCGTGCTGGATCAGCTCGCCCGCGGTGTTGGTGACCGGCAGGTGCAGCCAAGGATAACGTCGCGCGTAACCGGTTGCGAAGAGCACGCTGGTTATTCCCTCGGCGCGCAGGTCGAGGCATTCCGGCGCTGCGGCGGGTTCCAGTGGTGCGCTCCATGCAGCGGGATCGTGGTCGGTGCAAAGGCCCGCGCGCTCGATATGTGCATCGATTGCGCGAAGCAGGATGTGACGGCGCTCTTCGGCCGCACGGCATTGCTCGGTCAGGTCCTCGGCAAGCTTGACTTGCAGGCCCTGCGCATCGGTAACTCGACCGACAAGCCGGATGCCTTCACCTGCAAGAGCGGGGAGATCGATGTTTCCGCCTGTCGGATCGCCGACGAGCTGCAGCGAGGGCTGTCTCAGCAGGGCGCCATTTTCGGCTCCTGCAGGTCGTGCCTCGGCCAGAAAGCCGCTTTCTTCGAGCCAGTCGAACAGATCCTGCCGGCGATAGCGTCGCGGCGCGCGGACATGGCGACCAACAGCAAGCGTGACATTTCGGCCATGGCGGCGGATCTCTCGTGCGAGTTGGACGCCCGTCGCCGAAGCGCCGACGACCAGAACGCCGCCGCTGGGCAGCAGGTCCGGAGTGAGATAGCTGCCGGGGGTGACCTGGTGGATAGCGAGCGAGAGCTTGCTCGCCCAAGATGGAAGGCGAGGGCGGTCGCAGGCACCCGTCGCAATGACGACAGAGCGTGCAATCCGGGTGCCGCGCGACGTGGCGACGCGAAACCGGTCCGCCATGCGTTCAACGGCGAGGATCTCGCAATTCTCGGTGACGGGAGCGGCGAAGTCGCTGGCATAGCCTTGCAGGCGCTTCACGAGGTCCGCC comes from the Novosphingobium pentaromativorans US6-1 genome and includes:
- a CDS encoding flavin-containing monooxygenase, giving the protein MSRQIDSLIIGAGQAGLAMSRCLAERGIDHEVVERGRIGERWRSQRWPSLRLLTPGWMTRLPGAQLARESDGFLASADLVKRLQGYASDFAAPVTENCEILAVERMADRFRVATSRGTRIARSVVIATGACDRPRLPSWASKLSLAIHQVTPGSYLTPDLLPSGGVLVVGASATGVQLAREIRRHGRNVTLAVGRHVRAPRRYRRQDLFDWLEESGFLAEARPAGAENGALLRQPSLQLVGDPTGGNIDLPALAGEGIRLVGRVTDAQGLQVKLAEDLTEQCRAAEERRHILLRAIDAHIERAGLCTDHDPAAWSAPLEPAAAPECLDLRAEGITSVLFATGYARRYPWLHLPVTNTAGELIQHGGITAIPGLYALGLPFMRHRASAFIDGVGRDAEALAPMIAAQLGAARPIAV